The following coding sequences are from one Rattus rattus isolate New Zealand chromosome 11, Rrattus_CSIRO_v1, whole genome shotgun sequence window:
- the Gfi1 gene encoding zinc finger protein Gfi-1 isoform X2, with protein MPRSFLVKSKKAHSYHQPRSPGPDYSLRLETVPVPGRADGGAVSAGESKMEPRERLSPESQLTEAPDRASASPNSCEGSVCDPSSEFEDYWRPPSPSVSPASEKSLCRSLDEAQPYTLPFKPYAWSGLTGSDLRHLVQSYRQCSALERSAGLSLFCERGAESGRPAARYGSEQAAGGAGAGQPGSCGAASGATSAGGLGLYGDFAPAAAGLYERPSTAAGRLYQDRGHELHADKSVGVKVESELLCTRLLLGGGSYKCIKCSKVFSTPHGLEVHVRRSHSGTRPFACEMCGKTFGHAVSLEQHKAVHSQERSFDCKICGKSFKRSSTLSTHLLIHSDTRPYPCQYCGKRFHQKSDMKKHTFIHTG; from the exons ATGCCGCGCTCATTCCTGGTCAAGAGCAAGAAGGCGCACAGCTACCACCAGCCGCGTTCTCCGGGGCCGGACTACTCCCTGCGCCTGGAGACCGTGCCTGTGCCGGGCAGAGCAG ACGGCGGCGCTGTGAGTGCAGGAGAGTCGAAGATGGAGCCCCGAGAGCGTTTGTCCCCCGAGTCTCAGCTTACCGAGGCTCCAGACAGAGCCTCCGCGTCCCCCAACAGCTGCGAAGGCAGCGTTTGTGACCCGAGCTCCGAGTTCGAGGACTACTGGAggcccccttctccctctgtatCTCCAG CGTCGGAGAAGTCGCTGTGTCGCTCTCTGGACGAAGCCCAGCCCTACACGCTGCCTTTCAAGCCCTACGCGTGGAGCGGCCTCACGGGGTCTGACCTGCGGCACCTGGTGCAGAGCTACCGGCAGTGCAGCGCGCTGGAGCGCAGCGCTGGCCTGAGCCTCTTCTGCGAGCGCGGCGCGGAGTCCGGCCGCCCGGCCGCGCGCTATGGCTCGGAGCAGGCTGCGGGCGGAGCGGGTGCGGGACAGCCTGGGAGCTGCGGAGCAGCCAGCGGCGCCACCAGCGCAGGGGGCCTGGGGCTCTACGGCGACTTCGCGCCTGCGGCGGCCGGGCTGTACGAGCGGCCGAGCACAGCCGCAGGCCGGCTGTACCAAGATCGCGGCCACGAGCTGCACGCGGACAAGAGTGTGGGAGTCAAGGTGGAGTCCGAGCTGCTGTGCACCCGCCTGCTGCTGGGCGGCGGCTCCTACAAATGCATCAAGTGCAGCAAG GTGTTTTCCACACCGCACGGGCTGGAGGTGCACGTGCGCCGGTCCCACAGCGGCACGAGACCCTTTGCGTGCGAGATGTGCGGCAAGACTTTCGGGCACGCGGTGAGCCTGGAGCAACACAAGGCCGTACACTCGCAG GAACGCAGCTTTGACTGTAAGATCTGTGGCAAGAGCTTCAAGAGGTCATCCACGCTGTCCACACATCTACTCATTCACTCGGATACCCGGCCCTACCCCTGTCAGTACTGTGGCAAGAGGTTCCACCAGAAGTCAGACATGAAGAAACACACTTTCATCCACACAG